CTAATCCCTCAGAAAATCGATGTGCCACATCATACTGCGGGGGAATGACAAAATGACCTTGAGGATTAATAAACCCATACTTGCTCTTCAGCATCACCCGTGCCAACCCTTCAGTAAAGCGCTCCCCGCTCTCAAACATAGGGGGAATCACCCATGCCCCTGCTTTATTGATATAGCCATAGTGATGATCTAGTTCCACACCAGCCAGCCCCTCACTAAAGGTACGAGCAGCACTTTTATACTGAGCAGGAACCACCAGTCGTCCAGTTTTGTCAATGTAGCCATAGTGATGATCCAGTTCCACCCGTGCTAGCCCTTCAGCAAAACGCTCCCCACTAGAATATTGTGCCGGGATCACCATATTGCCAGCTTCTGTGATGTATCCCCAAAGACCGTCCTTATCCACACAGGCTAGTCCTTCTGAAAATTGGTAGGTGCTCTGGCGAAAGATATTGCGAGGATTAACTGGGAACTGAGGTTTGATTGCAAAGTCGCCCTTGCGATTGATGTAGCCTAGTTTACTGTCCACAATTACCGGAGCCAGAGACTCATAGAAAGATAGCCCTAGGTCAAACTTAGGAGCAATAACACTATAGCCAGGTTTCTTGACCTCAGGTTTGGTTACAGTCACAGCCGGAGGAACTATTTGGGACACATCCGGAACTGGTAAATCCAGTGCTTCTAGCACATCTGCTGCTGTCTGGAAACGAATGGCTGGGTCATAGCACACCATTTTGTCCAGAATGTCTGAAAAGTTTTGGCTGATCTGTGGTGCTTGGTCGTGCCAAATAACCTCTTGCATATCCGGATCACGGGGCAATTGGTTCGGCAAAAGCCCAGTCAGTGCCTGGATAATAATCATTCCGACCGCATAAATATCGCTACAAAGCTGAGGGTTACCCTCCTGTTGCTCCTTAGGCACATACCCCGGAGTACCAACATCTAAACTTTGCGTCAGTGCACCTGAAGCATCTAGCCCCAGTGTCCGAATAACTTTTATAGAGCTAAAGTCTAGCAACATCAACTTTTTATCACGCCATCGGCGTAGCAGATTATTCGGGTTGATGTCTAGGTGAATCACCTTTTGGTGCTGGACAAATACCAAAATCTCTAGGATTTCTTGCAGCAGGGCGATCGCTTCATCCTCTTCCAGCTTGATCCCCAACGGCAATTTTAGGCTATGACCATCAATGAACTCTTGGATGAGATAAAACTCGCTGCCCTGCTCAAAATAAGCAATCTGACGCGGAATTTGCTCATGCTTCCCTAGGGTCGCAAAAACCTTAATTTCAGTTTCAAAAATATCCCTAGCAGCCTGCAACACCACAGGATGGTTAACACGAGGCCTATAGCGCTTGACGACAACTTTTGGCCCACCACGGCGATAGGTGTCATCTGCCAAGTAGGTCTTGCCAACACCACCCTTGCTGAGTTCTCGGATCGTTTCGTAGCGTCCACCGACTAACATTAGGTTTCCTGCAATACCAGTAATGATGTAACAATTCGCAGTGTATATAGCAGCCCGTGCTAAGCAAACAAGCAGCCCAGCAAACCTGCTAGCTTCCAACCTGACACCGTTAGTCCTTCACCGTAGGTGAACATGACTATGCAGTAAGTCGTTGACGGTTACAGCAGTTAGCCTAGTCCAAATCCCCCAAACCAGACCTCTTAGCTTTGCCTACAATTCAATGATGACACAATTCGGAGCTTATACCGCTGTAGCTAGCATGACATCAATGCACCAGAAAGTACATCCACTTGCTAGACTAATCTCAAAGCATCATCATAATAAAAGTTGAAATTTCTTAAGCATTATTTACCTAATTCAATGCTGAATTCGTCTGCTGGTTTAACGTCAGTCAAACAGTGGTGCAAACAGACCCTTCTGTTTGGCCATGATCCCAATGCTGAACTCTTAGCAATCTTAGTGGTCTATTTCGTCCAAGGCATTTTGGGACTGTCTCGCTTGGCCATTAGTTTTTTCCTCAAGGATGACTTGGGGCTAACCCCAGCACAGGTGTCAGCTATGCTTGGTGTTGCAGCTCTGCCCTGGATGGTAAAGCCACTGTTGGGATTCATTTCAGACGGACTGCCAATTTTTGGTTATCGCCGTCGCCCCTACTTGGT
The nucleotide sequence above comes from Cyanobacteriota bacterium. Encoded proteins:
- a CDS encoding WG repeat-containing protein, which gives rise to MLVGGRYETIRELSKGGVGKTYLADDTYRRGGPKVVVKRYRPRVNHPVVLQAARDIFETEIKVFATLGKHEQIPRQIAYFEQGSEFYLIQEFIDGHSLKLPLGIKLEEDEAIALLQEILEILVFVQHQKVIHLDINPNNLLRRWRDKKLMLLDFSSIKVIRTLGLDASGALTQSLDVGTPGYVPKEQQEGNPQLCSDIYAVGMIIIQALTGLLPNQLPRDPDMQEVIWHDQAPQISQNFSDILDKMVCYDPAIRFQTAADVLEALDLPVPDVSQIVPPAVTVTKPEVKKPGYSVIAPKFDLGLSFYESLAPVIVDSKLGYINRKGDFAIKPQFPVNPRNIFRQSTYQFSEGLACVDKDGLWGYITEAGNMVIPAQYSSGERFAEGLARVELDHHYGYIDKTGRLVVPAQYKSAARTFSEGLAGVELDHHYGYINKAGAWVIPPMFESGERFTEGLARVMLKSKYGFINPQGHFVIPPQYDVAHRFSEGLARVRVGDRYGYIDRTGEIVIAPQFDDNANFSEGLAWVRNGDKYGFIDKTGKLVVRLEFDDVLAFSDGLAAVRVGNKWGYIDRTGLFVINLQFEDARPFINGLAAVRVDDKWGYIGK